The window TCAGCAACTTTTACTACCTTACTAAATCCGTATTCTCCATAAATTACATCTGGTATATTAGGAGTTCCAAATAATTTGCCACTGCGTGATGGGTAGATAAACATTGAATATTCTTCTCCCACCTCATACCCATCTAAACTTTCAAGGTCTGACTCGTTACAATTAACCTCTCTTCCGTCTTCAGTTTTAAAAACTAATGATGATGATTTTTTTTCTACTAATTCTAAAAAATGAATTTCTCCTGTTATAAATTTATTTTCTTTTTCCATACTACCTCTTACTTAATTTTATATTTTATATCAAAAAAATAAGGGCTGATAACAAAATCAACCCTTGTAAATTTTAATTATTAGCTGGTAAAATTAGCCTGCTTAATAACCATATTTTTTTATCTCTTTTAATTGATTCTCTCTAACTTCTTTGGGTAAAAATCTTCTTATTTCATCCACATTATATCCAACCTGTAACCTTTTATCGTCAACGAGAATAGGTCTTCTCAACATACCAGGATTTTCCTGAATAATTTTATATAGAGAATTCATAGATAATGTATCTATATCAATATTTAATTTTTGAAATGTTTTTGACCTTACTGAAATAATATCTTCTGTTCCCTGCTCCGTAATTGACAAAATATTTTGGATTTCTTCTATTGTCAAGGGTTCAGAAAAAATATTTCTCTCTTCAAATTCTATATTATGTTCTACTAGCCACGCTTTTGCTTTTCTACAAGAAGTACAACTAGGAGATGTAAATAAAGTAACTACCACCAGAACTCACACTCCCTTATAAAAATAACTTCTATTTCCATAATCATCTTATTTTATAATTATACTATACTAATATGTCATTTGCAATATAACAAAAAAAATTTATGAAAAATTTTTTTGTTTTTTTATTCTATTAGGAGGCTAGTTTCATTTTAAAACTTTCTTTTTTTATTTTTATGCTGTTAATTTAACCTTAGCCTATACCTTGCCATCTTAATTTATTAACTTTAATTTTTTACTAAAATCATCATTGATTTTTATTATAGTTTGTGATATTATATTAGAATAATATTTTGCCAGTATGGCGGAATTGGCAGACGCACTGGA of the Gemella sp. zg-570 genome contains:
- the spxA gene encoding transcriptional regulator SpxA codes for the protein MVVTLFTSPSCTSCRKAKAWLVEHNIEFEERNIFSEPLTIEEIQNILSITEQGTEDIISVRSKTFQKLNIDIDTLSMNSLYKIIQENPGMLRRPILVDDKRLQVGYNVDEIRRFLPKEVRENQLKEIKKYGY